The Gracilimonas sediminicola sequence ATCGAAGCTGAACACAACCGTTAAGCTGGTTGAAGAATTTTATGAAGATTACGAGCCGACCAAGGCTGCCCGCGAACTGGAAAGCTTTGTGGAAGAGCTGAGTAACTGGTACGTACGCAGGAACCGGCGGCGCTTCTGGAAAGAAGGAAACACGCTGGATAAAACAGCTGCCTATCAAACTTTATATGAATGCCTGAGCAACCTCAGTAAGCTGATCAGCCCTATTGCTCCATTTATTGGCGAGTGGTTGTATCAGAAGCTGAATAGCGTGACTCAGCAGGATGAGGAGTCGGTTCATATTGCCTTCTTCCCGACCGTGGAAGAGACAGCGATCAACAAGGCGCTGGAGCATAAGATGGAGATGGCCCGGCTGATTTCCTATATCGTATTACGTGTACGTAACCAAATTGAGATGAATGTTCGTCAACCCCTCGCACGAATTATCCTTCCTATTAAGGATGAGAGTGAGCGGCAGGCCATTGAATCGGTTCGCGACATAATATTAGAAGAGGTGAACGTTAAAGATATTCAGTTTGTGGACGATGATTCCGGAATTGTTCGGAAATCGGCGAAACCAAACTACCCGGTTCTGGGTAAGAGGCTGGGGCCAAAAATGAAGCCTGTAGCCGCCCGGATTGGAGAACTGACCACGGAAGAAATCACCGATTTTGAGAAAAATGGCTGGATTGACCTGGACGTAGAAGGTGAAACCATCCGTATTGACTCAGAAGGATTAGAGATTATCCGCACCGGACTTGAGGGCTGGACGGTAGAAACCGAAGGCGGTTTAAGCGTGGCTGTGGATACGGATCTCAGTGAAGAACTTATTCAGGAAGGTATAGCCCGTGAATTCGTGAACCGTGTGCAAAATATGCGGAAAGAAGCGAACTTTGACGTGACTGATCGCATCGCGATTGGTTTTACCGGAGCGGACAATATTAAAGAAGCCGTTGTTTCTATGAGTGATTATATTAAGAAGGAAACACTGGCGGAAGAAATTCAAATCTCAGAGCTGGAAGTATCAGACTTCACCAAGAGCTGGGAAATTGGAGAGGAAGAGTGCACCATCTCCATCCGAAGAAATATTAATTCATAACCAAGCAGCTATGGCTAAAGAAGAATCAAAAAACGAAGAAAGAGTATCTCCCTACAGCGATAAAGAACTGGAGTACTTCCGCGAGATTATTATCAAGAAGATGGAAGAAGCTGAAGAAGAGCTGAATGCTCTGCAGCGAACCCTTCGCGAAAGCATGGAAAATGCTTCGGATGAATCGGCCTATTCTTACCACATGGCGGATGCCGGAACAGATGCTCAGGAGCGGGAAAAAACCTACATGCTCTTTAACCGAACCCGTAAGTTTGTAAAATATCTGGACGACGCCCTCAAGCGCATCGATAATAAAACATACGGCGTGTGTAAGGTAACCGGGAAAAAGATATCCAAAGGCCGGCTGGAAGCTGTGCCCCATACTCAGTTGAGTATCGAAGCAAAACTGAAACGCAGATAACCCTACCGGTTTGACCCGAAAAAAACTGCTCGCTTTATTAGTGCCGGCTGTCATTGTGCTGGCTATTGACCAGATTACGAAATGGCTGATCCGGACTACCCCTGAATTGCAGAATAAAGTCCTTATAGACGGATGGCTGCAATTCTATTTCACCAAGAATCCCGGGATGGCTCTGGGTATAGACGTACTCTCTACGCCCGTTATCAGTGTCATAGCAATTCTGGCCGTCACCGGAATTTTGATATATATCCTCCGTAACCTGGACCAGGCCGGTGTTGGTTATCTGGTTTGTATGGGGCTGATTATAGGGGGAGCTTTCGGCAATATCACCGATCGGCTCTTTATGGGGTTAATTATGGATTACGGCGGTGTGCTGGAAGGCCATGTGGTCGATTTTATCTATTTCTCACTTCAGATTGGTGACTGGACCGTTTTCCCTTACATCTTTAACGTGGCCGATATCGCCATTTCCTGTTCCATCATTCTGCTGCTGCTGTTCAACAAACGCTTCTTTATCACACAAAAAGCAGAAGAAGAGTCCTCCGAAGTACCGGAAGATGTTACCCCGGATGAGCCTACCAAACAGGAAGGGATTATTTAACTTTCTGTCTCTGAGCCTTCTTGTTTTGTCTTGTTCCGAACGCTCCATTCGGAATGGCCTCATGCCTGATTGGGTTTTCGGTCAAAATAATTAATCTATGAAGACAGGATGTTTCTCTTCTGAAAAAAATTTATGCTAAGGATTAACAAAGTATACGATTTCTACAACTTGGTTGGTGGTTGTGCTAAAATCAATTAGGAATCCATCACCATCATTTCCTGAACAACCAAATGACACTGAATAGTCAGCATCAATAGAAGGTTTGTAAATAATTTTAAGGTCATCCCCAAACTTTTGCTTCATTTCAGAAAAGCTGTCACCTACCCTAATGGTTTTTCCTAAAACGGTAATAGGCCAGTTGCTTTCTTTAATATCTACTCTTGTTAGCTTGCCCTCCCTAAATGCGACTCTATTTGTACCATACAAGTACACATATGCATGAATTATGGCGTTGTCATCATTAACAGAGCTTGGACTTCCATAAAGCTGGCTTAGATCACTGATGTTTCCTTCTGTAGCATCTATCTCGCTAACCGTATGGCCATTATAGTTGATGGCATCATACGAGCTGCAGGAAATCATATTTGTACCTCGTAACTGAGTTTGGAGCGGACTCTCTTCACCGTCACCTATTTGTCCTTGCGCATACAAACTTGGTGTTGTAAAAAGTAAGTAAATAAGTAGTGTTGATAAAATATTTAAAGTCTTCATAGTATCGTAATTTAGTTAAATTAACAGTCTGTTCCAGGGACAACGTTACCATTTGTATAGAATTTTGTATTTATATAGTTCTCAGGATCTTTAGCAGAACCACTCCAGCCTCCAATTCTTACTTCCATATGCACATGCTGATAGGCAAAATTTTTCTCGATAGCTCCTGCTAAATTCCCACTTATTCCTGCCGTCCCAATTACCGTCCCCTGAGGGATGGTTCCACTACCAACATTAACAGTATTTAAGTGTGCATACAGTATCCAAACATCTTCCCCCCCCAACATCGTAGTTAACAATGACATATTTCCCAAGCCCATCTTTATCATTACCAATGGCTTTTACTTCACCCTCTCTCATGGAAAAAAGAGGCTCTCCATGACCTACCAGCAAATCAAGACCTTTATGATCCCTATTTCCGCCATCTCTTACCGCATCATCTCCTACTGTAAATCTGCCTCCGTCTAAGCCTGAATTTTGTTTTTGTTCAGCAATTCTTGGGTTTTTAACTGGATTTCCCTGACAAGGAACTTCACCGTCTATACAATTTCCATTTCCGTCTTCTACCTGTCCTGCGGGACAACTGCTGTTATTAGGGTCACCTCCTGGACTACTCCCATCGTCATTCGGATTGGTATCTTCTTCACAGCCTTCGGGTTCGTAGTAGCAATTAGCTGGTCCGTCCCCAGTATCACCTCCCGGGTCCTCATCATCTATTTGCTGATCACATACTTCAACAGTACCAATACTAAAACAACCACACAAAGGCTCCCAAACTAGTCCCTCTTCATAGGTACATGCCATAGACTTATTACGATTGTTGGAAGAATCAATTCTGACGCTACTGTTACCATTAAGTTTGTCTCCCCATTCCTTAACAATTTTTATCTGTTCTTCTGTCTTAGGCACCAATACAGCCAATATTTGATAGATTTCGTGATTAGCAGGATCAACAAAAATATGAAAATAAAACGCCTTTTCTCCTTCAGATTTATCAATTGCTGTTTGATTTGGCTTTAGCTTGAAATATCTATATTTAAATTTCTTTTCTTTTTTCCCATCCTTATTATTCTTTTTTGAGCTTAAAAAAGCTACATATGGAGTGTTCTTTCTTTGGCTGTATTCATCTAAAACCTTATATAACTTACTTACCTGTTCGGTACTGAGGGTAGAAAGACTTGGTTTTGCCGATTTCGATTTACCTTCTCTTACTTCCCACCAAGAAATATTATTCTGGCTTGGCAATGGAGCATCCCCCTCCAGCAAAAAGATTGTTTGATCAGATGACACATTCACCCCGGAATCTGAACAACCCGTTAATATCAACAGCCCGGTAAACCCTATTAGTAGTAAATATTTCATGTGTTAGCACTCTATTTATCAATAATTTTGAGATAAGAGTCACACACACGATTTGTTACAAAAAGTTTTAAAAAAACTTATCTGGGAATTTCGCAAATTGCTCCTCGCCCGAGAAATCGGGAATCGTTCGTTTAATCACTATTCTCCTTGAAGTAGTGATTTTTACTCGTTCCTACCGTCCCGTTAGAAATGCCTGCCTGAACCTCTGGTTCAACATTTTTTAGTGTGATAGAATAGATTGACGGGCTGAAAATGGAATGGAACCAGTGGTTCCGTTATGCATCACGAACCGGAGGTTCGTGACGAGGAGAGGTCGAGAAGTAGTGGGAAAGTATTTTAGCTATCTGGGTTCCCTTCTTCTTTCTCGAAAGGATATTTTTGAGCTGAGAAATCAAAATTGTGCTCGATGGGGACCTGATCTACAATCTCGAGCCCAAAACTTTTGATTCCAATTCTTTTTACAGGATTATTCGTCATCAGCTTCAGTTTTCTGATGCCGAGTGAGCGAAGAATTTGAGCGCCGACACCGTAATCCCGGGCATCACTTCGTGGGGAAATGTCTTCTTCGTTGTCTTCCAGCTTACCCTGCTGCAAAGCTTTCAGAGTTTTCAACTGATTTACCAGCACAGAGCCCCGTTGGTTTCGGTTCATATATAAAACCACGCCTTTGCCTTCCCTTTCAACCTGAAGCATGGCCTGGTGAAGCTGTTCGCTGGTATCTTTATTGCGGGCACCGAAAATATCCCCAATCAAATCGGAAGAGTGAACACGGGTAAGTACCGGTTCTTCTTTCGTCCAGCTGCCTTTGGTTAATGCCAGGTGAATATCGCCGGTGAGCTTTTCTTTGAAAGCACGCAGGCTGAAATTGCCATACATGGTGGGCAGGTTCACATCCATCACCTCGTGGACCAGCGTTTCGTTTTCGTTACGATAAGCAATAAGATCTTTTATCGTGATGATCTTCATCTCAAACTCATCGGCCATTTTGATGAGATCCGGAACGCGGGCCATCTCCCCGTTTTCCTTCATAATTTCACAAATAATACCCACCGGTTTTAAGCCGGCAAGTCGGGCAAGGTCGATGGCTGCTTCGGTGTGGCCGGCTCTTCGCAGAACTCCGCCCTCTGCGGCAAGAAGCGGAAAAACATGTCCGGGGCGACGGAAGTCAACCGGTTTGGAATCATCGCTGGCAAGTTCCCGAATGGTATTGGCTCGATCGGCAGCAGAAATTCCGGTTGTGGTCTGCCGTTTGTGATCGATGGAAATGGTGAAATTGGCTTCGTCCGGATCGGCACCTTCCTGCACCATATGCCGTAAATGCAGCTTATCGGCTTTTTCTTTGGTGATGGGAGCACAAACCAGTCCACGGCCATGGGTTACCATCAGGTTGATGGCCTCGGTGGTAACCATTTCGGCCGCCATCAGGAAATCACCTTCGTTCTCCCGGTCTTCGTCATCTACAACGATGACCATTTTGCCATTTTTAATGTCTTCAATGGCTTCGGGGATGGTGTTAAAGTGAAATTCCTTATTCATGGTTTAATGATTGAAATTGGTTTGTGGGCAAATTATAACTTCGAAGCCTAAACTTCGACCTCACCTTCTCGAGAATCGGGACTCCTTCGCAAGGAGAGGACTTATTGGCGCTTGATCACAATTTCTATCTTAATTCACAATTTCAACTCTTTAACAACGAGTCTTTCTCCTTGATGATGGAGAAAACAAAAGAGGTCGGAATTGGTAGATTTAATATGTTGAGTTAATTGTGATTTAATAAGACAAAGTTAGTCTTTGTCTTTTTTATGAGGATTCACATCGGTTACGGCCGACTTCAACATGCGAAGTTTGGTGCCGCTGTCGATATCGAGCAAAAATTCATTTTCTTCGATTTTATCCACGATGCCGATGATGCCTGAAGAAGTAACAACTTTGTCGCCCTTTTTCATGCCCTCAACTTGCTCTTTAATTTCCTTTTGTCGTTTACTTTGCGGGCGAATGATGAATAGGTAAAATACCAGGAAAATAGCGCCAAGAAACACCAGGTTGATGATGCCGGCGTTTGGGTCGTCAGGATTACCCATTAAAAAAAGTGGTAAAAATTGCATAGTCGTTGATTAATGTGCGATTAAATTATTGCGGGACGAAGATACGAATTCCTGTATTCAATGACGATATTAAAACGGTTTGCCATTGTGCTGTCATTCCCGCGGGGTGCATTGTGAATATCATAAAAACAAACGAAGAGTTAGAGGCAGAGCCTCGCTATGGTATTGCGGAGCAGAGCACCTCAACGAGGATAAAATGGAGTCAGCGGTTCCGCTATGCGTCACGAGCCGGAGGTTCATGACGAGAAGTATGAGGACAAGTGTGTTACTTACAGCAACCTCAAAGCGTCCGCAGGTCCTTTGAGCGTTGCGCCCAGCACTGTTGACCCTGAACAGTCAGGTGCTTAACTAAACAATGTCTTCAAAAACTTCTGATGTTTTTCTTTGTTCTTGACGACCAACAGCGGAATCCCGAACGAGTAGTAGGTCATTTTATCGGTGAAGTCGTCCCGTAGAATACTGGTGATTTTCTTATCCGATTTAGACCCGACAATGATAAGGTCGGCCTGATTTCTCACGGCCTCATCATAAACCTCATCCCCGATACGCCCTTCTTTGTGTAAGGTGAGGGTGAAAGTAACATCCTCAGGGAGGTCATATTCTTCAATAAACTCCTTCTTCTGCTCTTCGATATGACCGCGGATTTTGTCTTTGTCATCCTCCGTGGGCATGTATGGGAAAAAGTGAGAGGGATATTTAAAGATGTGCTGTGCCTGAACAGTTCCATTCTGCGGTTCCACAAGATTCCGGGCCAGTTTAACAGCATTCGCTGATTGCCGGGAGAAATCGACCGGAGCAAGAATGGTATTCATAGCGTAACGGCTGTTTTCCGGTACAAACAGAATGGATGCCGGCACATATTTAACGATGCGGCGGGCAATCACCCCTTCTCCCACATACCCGGTTTTCTTACCCATCATAAGCAGGTCGGGATCCATGGTATTCATCAGCTCAATAATCTGATCGGTGGGGCGTCCTTCTTTTATGATCAGTCGTATTTCGATGTCATTCTCTCCAAAGTGTTCCTCAACCTTTTTGTTGAGTTCATCCCTGATGACGTCTTCGAAATCCTGATCGGTTTCAATATCAGGAAACAATTCCGCCATTTCCTTTGCCACATTTCCGGACTCAACCACGTGCAAAAAAGAGATGGTTTTAGGTTCAATGACAGAAGTTAGAAAATGGGTGTATCCAATCAGGATGTCGTCCATATTGGATAAGTCTAAGCAAACAAACCAGTGTTCGAAATTCTTCATAATTCTACTCTTTTAGTCCTCTTGTTTTTGATTCTTGATGGTATCTTTGACGAGGTCTTCGTACGAGTCGCGCTCTTTGTCTTTTACTTTCTGTTGATTCTCTTTGTACTCGCGTTTTAATCCCCTGTGCAGGCTGTAGCACATAATCAACAGTATGAGTGCGAACGGTAAACCGGTACTGATGGAAGCTGTTTGCAGGGCACTTAACCCTCCGCCAACCAATAAGATGGCAGCTACCAGTCCCTCGGTTTGAGCCCAGAAAATACGCTGACCTACCGGGGCATCCAGTTTACCACCGCTGGTTAGTCCGTCGATGACCAGTGAGCCCGAGTCGGAAGAAGTGACGAAGAAGCTCAAAATCAGCACGATAGCAATAATGGAGGTAACCATCTCAAGCGGGAACTGTTCAAGAAATACAAAAAGTGCGGTAGCTACATTTTCATTTACGGCATCACCGATGGCTCCGGTTCCGCTCATTTCCAGGCTGATGGCCGTTCCGCCAAACGCAGACATCCACAGGAAGGTGATGATGCTGGGAACAATCAGCACGCCCAGTACAAATTCTTTTACGGATCGTCCTTTCGAAATACGGGCAATAAACATTCCTACATATGGAGACCAGGAAATCCACCAGGCCCAGTAGAAGATGGTCCATGAACTCTGCCAGTTGGTTCCGGCATACGATTCCGTCCAGAAACTAAAGGTGGCAACAGAATTGAGGTAACCGCCAAAGTTTTGAATGAAGGAATCGAAGATGAATATCGTCGGACCAACCAAAATCACAAAAACCAGGAACAAGGCGGCGATTCTGACATTCATTTCACTGAGCACCCGAACACCCTTATCAATTCCAAGAACCACCGAAACTGTGGCAACCCCGGTAATGGCAACAATTATCCCGACCTGCAGGTAGATGTTATCCGGCAAGCCAAATACATGATCGAGCCCGGCGCTTACTTGTAGCACGCCTAACCCCAATGAAGTCGCCAATCCAAATAAAGTGGCCAATACGGCAAGGATGTCAATCACATCACCCATCCAGCCTTTGATGCGATCTCCAATCAGCGGATAAAATACCGATCGGAAGGAAAGGGGAAGTCCTCGGTTAAAGGCAAAAAAGCCAAGCGATAATCCCACTACCGCATAAATTCCCCAGGCGTGAAAGCCCCAGTGCAGATAAGTGAGGTTCATAGCCTGCTGGGCAGCTTCAACAGTTTCGCCGTCAGCCATAGGTGGGGACAGGTAATGAAAAATCGGTTCCGCTACACTCCAGAACATAATGCCGATCCCCATCCCGGCACTGAACAACATGGCAAACCAGGCAAGGGTGCTGAAGTCCGGCTCGGCGTCCTCCCCACCCAGCCGGATATTCCCAAATCGACTGAAGGCAATGAATAAAGAAAAGATAATGAACACGTTAACGGCGATCACAAAAAACCATCCGCCATTATCAGTGATTGTAGATTGAATGGTGCTGAATAATGATTCAGCCTGGTCGCCGAGTAAAAGTGTTGCGGCAATCATTGCGGTAATCAATATTACTGACGGCCAGAATACAGGTTTATGGATGTCAAAATATTTATTGATACCTGTTTTTTTAGCAGGCTGTTTTTCTTCTCCTCGAATTCCCATGATGTAGTTGTTACAAAGTTAAAATTGACTCGCTTTTTACATGAATTAAGCGGTTGTCAGGGCGGCACACATTGAAAGGCAAAGCAGTTAAAAATAAGATCTGCTTGAGTTGAAGTGCTCCCAAATTGCGAATTTCGATGACTTCATGTTCTCCGGATTCGGAGATTTATAACTTGCAGTTAACACCAGGCTACTGAAATAGCTGGCTCTACAAGAAAAAGCAATACGCTCAAAAGCTCACGAAAGGCTACCGAAAAAGCAGGGGATTATCAAGTTGGGGGAGGATGTCTAAACTCCATGGACGAAAAATGAGTGTCAGATCTTGATCCGGTGAATATCTCAAAGGGGCTACTTAAGATTAAAGTTGAATTTACACATGGAATAGTGTTAATTCTACACTAATTAAGGGGTTATAGTTTGAACATTAAAGATACGTTAATATCAGCCCTGCAAGGGGATAAGCATTCAATTAACAGGTTGTGCGATCATTTCAGGCGTATATCTGTTGCTTACCTGCGGACAAAAGCCAACCGTAATAACTTGCTGCTAAGTCATCTATACAAGAATATTGATGACCTTGCCCTTGACTGTATTGCGGATTTATTTGGTCAGGAGGGGGACTGTCTTTCGCAAATCGAAGGATATCTGGATGACACTGAAATTGAAAAATTAAAAGAAAGTGAAGTAGCTACGAAGCTTCGGAGACTAATTTTCAGCAAAGTGAACGAAGGGCTCTACAGAAACTACCGCAACTTCGATCCCTCCCTTTCAAAAATCATAAGGAACTTGAAACGGACCCTTGATGAAGGAAAAGTGGAGGGGGCTCGATACGATTCCAACACAGGTGATATTGAGTTTGAAGAAAAGGACAAGCCGCGAGCCAATATGCCGGAAGAAATCTTAGAGATAAAACTCTCCTCTGCCTTATCAAGAATTAGCAATACGGTCGATGCCGTTCAGGAGCTTAAAAACATCCTGATAGAAGAACGGGAATACTCCTCAAAAGTATCTCTGGTAAGCTTTGCGGTTATACTTCGAAAATCATTCGCCTATCGCCTGGAAATGGAAGAAAAGGATAAGCTCGGAAATAGCATGTCTCTTTATAAAGAGCGTGAGCTTCATACGTTCATAAAGAATTGTATAGCAACAGAAAGGGTACAGCTTTTTCAAACATATGTCAGCTCTGGAAAAATTAACGAAAAGCATTTTGAGAAATATCTGTTGGTTGTGAAGGATATACTCGTCGCCGATTTTATTAAGCATTCACCAAGAGAAGGATATTTCGAACATTTTGAGTTTTATTTTCCTGAAATTTCCTATGAAAGGTACCGTGATGAATACCGGAAAATCATCGAGTACATGGCAAAAGGCATCAGGCAACGGTTGCTTCTTGTTCTTAAAAATGAGGAAAATTTCAGCAAGTTTGATCTTTGGTGAGGATATGGAAAATAGAAACAGAGTTGTGCTCAGATAAATAATAAGCAGTGTCAAAAATAGACGAATATAAAATTGAACAGTATATCCGTTTTGCTGAAGAGCTGACCGAAGAAGAAAAGAACGAGGTTGAGCGCCTCATTGAAACGTCAGACGAGATGCAGGCCATATATCTGTTTCTTAAGCAATTTTATGAAGAGTTCGATAAGGCATCAAGGGTATCCAAGGCAGTAATTCCGTTAACATTATTACAGAAACACCAGCACTCCGGCCCGGTAGTATTAGCTGCTATGACCAAAGAATCTTCGGCTTCCGGTCTTGTTACAAAAGCTACCTTGGTATCGGAAGAACGAAAAACGGTGGTACGAATTCTGGAAGATGAACAAAGCCATAGCCTTCAATTTCATGTGATAGGAAACCAGAAACAACCCAATAGTTATGTGATTTTGTCTCTTTTAAACCCTCAGGTTGACTTGGTAACAAATGAAAAAGGAAAGTTAAAAGGGGTACAAGAGCTTTCTGATATTGACTGGAGCACTGTCTCTACCCTGCTTCGTATTCCCGTTTTTAAGACTACAGTCCATCCGGGCATCTCCAATAAATCTTTCAATGTGAAAAATGAATCAGGGCAAGAAGTGGAAATTCAGAAGTATGATGAGCATGTCCAGATTAAGGTAAAGAACGAAGGGTCGGTTTTATCAAGGGTGTTAGTTGTGCAAGATAAATCCTCAGATTTGATCAAGATGTCAGGCCAGCCTATCAATTTTGAGCTTACCGATCCGCACTCAAAAGCACATCTATATTTTTATGAGTGAGGTGACAGGGAGGTCGGGTTTAGGGCTTTGAGTTATGTACTTACCAAAATGAAATTTAGAAAAGAACAAGATGCGTTATACAGCTGAAACCTTAGCTATCGACCTCCTCTGTCTCCTCTTTGGTAAGGAGGAGGACGTGTTGGTAAGCATTTTAGTATGAATAGAAGTAAAAGTTATTACACACTTCGAATTAAGCCTCTCCTTGCGAAGGAGAGGTTCGGTGAGGTCGAAGTGTGGGGCTTTGAATTCCGAACCATACAAAATGAAATTTTAGAAACGAAAAAGATGCGTTATACAAATGAGCCCTTAGCTATCGACCTCTTCTGTCTTCTCCTTCAACAAGGAGAAGGACGCGTTTATGAAATTTAAAACCATGAAAAGGTATCAGATCTACTAACAACCCAGAACAAAGTCTCTCCTTGTGAAGGAGTCCCGATTCTCGGGAAGGTGAGCTCGGTAGTATAGGTTTGGGATTTTAGATAACAGCTAATTATCAAGCCATTGAAAGAACGATTACAAT is a genomic window containing:
- a CDS encoding TraR/DksA family transcriptional regulator, coding for MAKEESKNEERVSPYSDKELEYFREIIIKKMEEAEEELNALQRTLRESMENASDESAYSYHMADAGTDAQEREKTYMLFNRTRKFVKYLDDALKRIDNKTYGVCKVTGKKISKGRLEAVPHTQLSIEAKLKRR
- a CDS encoding signal peptidase II, which translates into the protein MTRKKLLALLVPAVIVLAIDQITKWLIRTTPELQNKVLIDGWLQFYFTKNPGMALGIDVLSTPVISVIAILAVTGILIYILRNLDQAGVGYLVCMGLIIGGAFGNITDRLFMGLIMDYGGVLEGHVVDFIYFSLQIGDWTVFPYIFNVADIAISCSIILLLLFNKRFFITQKAEEESSEVPEDVTPDEPTKQEGII
- a CDS encoding M23 family metallopeptidase yields the protein MKYLLLIGFTGLLILTGCSDSGVNVSSDQTIFLLEGDAPLPSQNNISWWEVREGKSKSAKPSLSTLSTEQVSKLYKVLDEYSQRKNTPYVAFLSSKKNNKDGKKEKKFKYRYFKLKPNQTAIDKSEGEKAFYFHIFVDPANHEIYQILAVLVPKTEEQIKIVKEWGDKLNGNSSVRIDSSNNRNKSMACTYEEGLVWEPLCGCFSIGTVEVCDQQIDDEDPGGDTGDGPANCYYEPEGCEEDTNPNDDGSSPGGDPNNSSCPAGQVEDGNGNCIDGEVPCQGNPVKNPRIAEQKQNSGLDGGRFTVGDDAVRDGGNRDHKGLDLLVGHGEPLFSMREGEVKAIGNDKDGLGKYVIVNYDVGGGRCLDTVCTLKYC
- the ribB gene encoding 3,4-dihydroxy-2-butanone-4-phosphate synthase, whose product is MNKEFHFNTIPEAIEDIKNGKMVIVVDDEDRENEGDFLMAAEMVTTEAINLMVTHGRGLVCAPITKEKADKLHLRHMVQEGADPDEANFTISIDHKRQTTTGISAADRANTIRELASDDSKPVDFRRPGHVFPLLAAEGGVLRRAGHTEAAIDLARLAGLKPVGIICEIMKENGEMARVPDLIKMADEFEMKIITIKDLIAYRNENETLVHEVMDVNLPTMYGNFSLRAFKEKLTGDIHLALTKGSWTKEEPVLTRVHSSDLIGDIFGARNKDTSEQLHQAMLQVEREGKGVVLYMNRNQRGSVLVNQLKTLKALQQGKLEDNEEDISPRSDARDYGVGAQILRSLGIRKLKLMTNNPVKRIGIKSFGLEIVDQVPIEHNFDFSAQKYPFEKEEGNPDS
- the yajC gene encoding preprotein translocase subunit YajC, coding for MQFLPLFLMGNPDDPNAGIINLVFLGAIFLVFYLFIIRPQSKRQKEIKEQVEGMKKGDKVVTSSGIIGIVDKIEENEFLLDIDSGTKLRMLKSAVTDVNPHKKDKD
- a CDS encoding universal stress protein is translated as MKNFEHWFVCLDLSNMDDILIGYTHFLTSVIEPKTISFLHVVESGNVAKEMAELFPDIETDQDFEDVIRDELNKKVEEHFGENDIEIRLIIKEGRPTDQIIELMNTMDPDLLMMGKKTGYVGEGVIARRIVKYVPASILFVPENSRYAMNTILAPVDFSRQSANAVKLARNLVEPQNGTVQAQHIFKYPSHFFPYMPTEDDKDKIRGHIEEQKKEFIEEYDLPEDVTFTLTLHKEGRIGDEVYDEAVRNQADLIIVGSKSDKKITSILRDDFTDKMTYYSFGIPLLVVKNKEKHQKFLKTLFS
- a CDS encoding BCCT family transporter, with the protein product MGIRGEEKQPAKKTGINKYFDIHKPVFWPSVILITAMIAATLLLGDQAESLFSTIQSTITDNGGWFFVIAVNVFIIFSLFIAFSRFGNIRLGGEDAEPDFSTLAWFAMLFSAGMGIGIMFWSVAEPIFHYLSPPMADGETVEAAQQAMNLTYLHWGFHAWGIYAVVGLSLGFFAFNRGLPLSFRSVFYPLIGDRIKGWMGDVIDILAVLATLFGLATSLGLGVLQVSAGLDHVFGLPDNIYLQVGIIVAITGVATVSVVLGIDKGVRVLSEMNVRIAALFLVFVILVGPTIFIFDSFIQNFGGYLNSVATFSFWTESYAGTNWQSSWTIFYWAWWISWSPYVGMFIARISKGRSVKEFVLGVLIVPSIITFLWMSAFGGTAISLEMSGTGAIGDAVNENVATALFVFLEQFPLEMVTSIIAIVLILSFFVTSSDSGSLVIDGLTSGGKLDAPVGQRIFWAQTEGLVAAILLVGGGLSALQTASISTGLPFALILLIMCYSLHRGLKREYKENQQKVKDKERDSYEDLVKDTIKNQKQED